Proteins co-encoded in one Xiphophorus couchianus chromosome 3, X_couchianus-1.0, whole genome shotgun sequence genomic window:
- the gem gene encoding GTP-binding protein GEM: protein MLSSVRRHSLRLQTELHRWSICDPGSHLLPDGLLARVPACISRSKSCASSAGESDGSRGSWSSSDSVISVDSTGGSVEPGSPYRVVLLGASGVGKTAFASIFAGAADSMDSDDCELCGDEVSEREIEVDGETATILLLDTWDAEQGDEWTQERFMQIGDAYLLLYSITDRESFLRASELRITLRRFRPARHTPIILVGNKCDLVRRREVSASEARASAAVFDCKFIETSAAMQHNVWEAFYGIVRQLRLRRDSKDDSRRRRRVHCDKRRESLPVRAKRFLDKVVAKNNPSMAFWLKSKSCHNLSVL from the exons ATGCTCTCCAGTGTGCGGCGGCACAGCCTCCGCCTCCAGACGGAGCTCCACCGCTGGAGCATCTGCGACCCGGGCAGCCACCTCCTCCCGGACGGCCTCCTTGCCCGGGTCCCTGCGTGCATCTCCCGCTCCAAGTCCTGCGCCAGTTCCGCTGGCGAGTCGGACGGAAGCCGCGGGAGCTGGTCGTCATCGGACTCGGTTATCTCCGTTGACTCCACCGGGGGCTCGGTGGAGCCCGGCAGCCCGTACAGGGTGGTGCTGCTGGGGGCCAGCGGCGTCGGGAAGACGGCGTTCGCCAGCATCTTCGCCGGCGCTGCGGACAGCATGGACAGCGACGACTGCGAGCTGTGTGGAG atgaAGTGTCTGAGAGGGAAATTGAAGTTGACGGAGAGACTGCAACTATACTCCTGTTGGATACTTGGGATGCAGAG CAAGGTGATGAGTGGACCCAGGAGCGCTTCATGCAGATAGGTGACGCCTACCTGCTGTTGTACTCCATCACTGACCGGGAATCCTTCCTGCGAGCTTCAGAGCTCCGGATAACCCTACGTCGCTTTCGTCCTGCCCGGCACACACCCATAATCCTGGTGGGGAACAAGTGCGACCTGGTGAGGCGGAGAGAAGTGTCGGCAAGCG AGGCCCGTGCTTCTGCCGCGGTGTTTGACTGCAAGTTCATCGAGACCTCGGCAGCAATGCAGCACAACGTCTGGGAGGCTTTCTACGGCATTGTGAGACAGCTGCGCCTGCGACGAGACTCCAAAGACGACAGCAGACGTCGCAGGCGCGTTCACTGCGACAAGCGCAGAGAGAGCCTTCCAGTCAGGGCCAAGCGTTTCCTCGACAAGGTGGTGGCGAAGAACAATCCCAGCATGGCGTTCTGGCTCAAATCCAAGTCCTGCCACAATCTGTCAGTGCTGTAG